AGCTCAGACGCAAATTCCGGGAAAGGCCTGTCTGTCGTAACCTTCAAAATCTGCCCATTCGCCTGGATGTCACGAATATGCAGCGCATTTTTAACCGAGGGGTTGAGTTTTTGCGCTCTTTCCATAGACGCTTTTACAGCAGCGGCATCAACGGGCTTACCGCTATGGAATTTCACGCCCGGACGGATGTTAAATGTCCAGTGTTGTCCATCCTTGCTGTTCCATTTCTCTGCAAGCCAAGCTTCCAGCTTGAGGTCTTTGTTCACTTTGACCAGTGTTTCACCCACTCCAGCGCGGACGGCTGTATAATTCACATCCGTATGCGGATCTATGGAGGAGCTTTGTACGTTGAACAATAAGGTGACACTTTTATCTTGTGGTGCGTTTGCATCAGATGAAGTGAGTGAGCCTGATGGAGATGATGAGCAGGCCGCCACCATCACCGCCATGACTGCAGGTATGAATAGCTTCAAATATGGACGCTTAAACAACTGATAATCCCCCTTAATAGTAATCGTAATTTTTACAATTTACTTCATAAAGCATATCGTAACCAAATGGGGGAGCTTTGTAAATATGTAATTGCATGAATATGTATATCGATTCATAGAGAAAAAGGCTGCTTGACCGTGGAAATAAGGTCAGCAGCCTTTGATTTTGATTTCAGATTACTGTGGGCTTGTCAATTAGTGCATCGGAGCTTGAGCTGCTCCTTTTTTGACATGAACTCTGCGGATAAAAAAGGCAAGGAATAGCCCGATCACACTGACAATCATGGCAAAGAAAAATGAATGCTGGGACCCGAATACCATGGCATTCGCCATTTCGTTTACGGATTCAGGCATACTGGATTGGCTCAAATAGCTTTCCATGCCTTTGGAGAGAATGCTTACTGCTATGGCTGTACCAATAGCACCAGCAACTTGCTGGAGCGTGCTCATAATGGCTGTTCCATCCGGGTAAAGCTCCAGAGGCAGCTGATTTAGACCATTCGTCTGAGCTGGCATCATAATCATGGATATCCCGATCATCAGGCAGCAATGAAGCACAATAATGAGTACGATAGCTGATGTCGTCGTAATGCCGGACAGGAAAAACAAAACAGCGACAACGATCGCAAGCCCCGGGATGACGAGCCATTTGGGACCGAATTTATCGAACAGGGAGCCCATAATAGGAGACAAGAGACCATTGATAATCCCACCTGGCAGAAGCACCAAACCTGCTGTCAAAGCGGACAGGGCCAGCCCTTTTTGCAAAAAGAGCGGAAGAATTAACATCGTAGAAAGGATAGTCATCATACACAGGAAGATCATCACGACTCCGATGACAAACATCGGATATTTAAAAACACGCAAATTCAGCATAGGCTGCTTCATTTTTAACTGGCGCATCGAAAACAGGATCAACGCGATCAGCCCGATGATCACCGGCAGCAGAACAACCGGGCTGGTCCAGCCCTCGCCGCCTTCTCCGGATTTACTGAAACCGAATACGACACCGCCGAAGCCGATGGAGGACAATAGAATAGATAAAATGTCAATTTTCGGCTTGGTAATTTTCGAAACATTTTGCATAAATAAAATGCCGAAGATTAACGAGAGTACCAGGAACGGAAGGGAGATCCAGAAAATCCAGTGCCAGGACAGATTTTGCAGCACCAGTCCTGCAATGGTAGGTCCAACCGCAGGTGCAAACATAATCACCAATCCGATGATTCCCATAGCCGCGCCTCGCTTTTCAGCCGGGAAAATGATCAAGATGGTATTAAACATCAACGGCAACAACAGCGCCGTGCCGACGGCCTGAAGAATGCGCGCGATTAATAGCACTGAAAATGTAGGTGCGAGCGCAGCAACAAGACAACCTGCAATAGAAAATAGCAACGATGCAACAAACAGCTGTCTTGTCGTGAAGGTTTGAAGCAGCAATCCAGATACAGGTACCAAAATACCGAGTGTCAGCAGAAAAGCTGTAGTCAGCCATTGGGCTGTTGCTGTCGTAATGTGCAAAATCTGCATTAAATCATTCAGCGCAATGTTCAGCGCCGTCTCACTAAACATTCCGATAAAACCGCTAAGCAGCAGGGCAATCATAATAGGCAGCACCTTGAACGTTGTGGGTTCAGAAGGAGCGCTTGTTTGACTCATTGTACTCATGTTGTTTTTTGTTCCTCCAATATATTGATGGGTATTGAATTATAACGATCGGTCTATATATAATAAACATGCTGTTATTTTTTTGTCAAAGTAAAAATTTAAATATTATACAATGAAGGATGCTGTATATGGCTGCTAAACCCGAATCATATGAGAATATCGTACAAACCGCGTCGAAGCTCTTTTTTCATCAGGGGTATCACGCTACTGGGCTTAATCAGATTCTTACAGAAAGCGGGTCCCCGAAGGGGTCTCTATACTATTATTTTCCACGTGGCAAAGAAGAGTTGGCGTTGGAATGTATTAGAAGAGGGAATGAGCTTGTTAAACAAAAATTGAAGAAGGCTCTGGCAGGAAACGATGATCCCGTACTGGCCATTCAGGAATTTATTCGCGAAACAGCTGTGGACGCAGACCGTAACGGCTTTAGCGGATTCATGCCCTTTGGCTTTTGGGCTGCTGCAGAAACTTCCTGCATTAGTGAATCTCTTCGCCATGCCTGTGTGAATACGTTTACAGATTGGCAGCATATTTATACGGAACGCCTTCAGGCAGCAGGCTGGATGGAAGAAAAGGCGCGTAGTTTCGCGGTGCTTATTATTTCCATGTTGGAAGGAGCTTTAATCCTAGCCGTTACTCAACAGAGCAGTGCACCCATTTATAATGTAGTGGATTATATTCCACAGCTGATCAAATAACCAGAACCTTCAAAATGCTCCGGAATAAACTCGAACAACTGCATTGAGAGCCGATTTTCTTGTTTTGAGAAATCGGCTCTTTTTATGTACCCGTGGATAAAATTTTACTCAGATTACCAGCACCAAATGATGAAAAGTATGGTAAAATGGAATGAATTTGATTTTGCACGAAAGAGAGGGTGAACACAAGTGGCAAAGGCGAAAGTGGCTAAACGGCCTACTCGGGATGAATTTGTGCTGGAGGAAATCGGAAATCAGCTTGTAGAAGCGCAACAAGAGCAATCCGAAGTTGTATTGACCGTATGGGGGCGTGAAGAAGCAGTCCGCGGACAAATCATCAAAATGGACCCAAGAACGGGAAGAGTTCATGTAGAGAATAATGGTGAAACGGATAAGGTTCCTTTTATGGACATTATGAGTGTCAATTACCCGAGAGATTAGTCAAGCTTACATAGTTAAGTAGAAGGAAAACCTAAAAAAGTAGCATTTTTCAATCTCTATTTAAAAAACAACCGAGTGGTTTGAAGCCATCGGTTGTTTTTGTATATATGCGTATGAGAGAGAGGAAGCCTCGTATATGCTTATGTGGCCTTTATAGGAGTAGTGTTATTACCACGTGCTTCGGCTTTCTTCAGCACCTTGCGATCAAAAATGAAAGGCCCGAATGGCAGAAGTGAGGCAATCAAGGCCATAAGCCCTTGCAGTATTGTTATTTTCCGTAAAATCAGCATGACTACAGTCGCAGCCACATAAGCCACGAACAGTACCCCATGAATCATCCCCACCCAGCTTACCATTTGCGGCATCCCGGCTGCGTATTTAAGAGGCATGGCGATACATACGAGCAGCAAATATGAAATTGCTTCAATATTACCGATGAAACCAAAGGTCTTAAATGCATTTCTGAACATCATAAATCTCCTTTCTTTTTATTAATTAAAATTTAATATAACCTACAAACCGATGCTATAAAACGGTAAAAAGTTACGATATATCGAATATTTACAGCATATCCTAGGGGCTGTCTGAGTTTTCACCTAACATCAAATAAGGTGAAGCCCTAAACATTCTCTATGATAATTCCGATAACATTTAAATGAACATGTAACCATTAAGGAGAGCATTGACCATGAATAAAAAGCGATTGCGCCAATGGATGGCTCCGTTCGCAACGGCTACACTGATTTTAAATACGGGATATGGCATCTGGGGAGGAACGGATGCGTTGGCGAGCCAATCTGCTGCTCTGAGTGTTGCACCAGCGGAGGTAACCAATTTGAATGCGGCTGCGCTAGATACAACAAGGGTGAATTTGTCTTGGACTAACCCGTCGGACATCAATTTTGACCATGTACAGGTGATCGGTGTCAGTAACGCTGTGTATGTAGACAACATTCGAAGCAACTCTTATACGTTGAGTGGCTTACAGCCGAATACGGCATATACCTTCCGGGTAAAGACGGTGGATAAAAGTGGGAATGATTCTCCTGGTACTATAATACAGGCCAAAACTGCTTCCGCGGATGCTCCTGTAGATAAGACGCCTCCAGGAGAGGTTAGCGGGCTGAGCGTGGCGAATTTGGGGTACAACGCTTTTACCGTAAATTACATAATGCCCAAGGATACAGACTTGAGCCAAGCTATTATCTATTTAAATGGCAAGGAAATGCAGCGAACTACAGGGACGTCCTATACGTTCAGTGGATTAATTGCGTCCACAAACTATAACGTAACGATCAGGACTATAGACAAATCCGGCAACATATCTGGAGGCATCAGTATTCCGGTTACGACCTCAGCGCTCACCGTTGATACAGTGCCGGAAGTGACAGGAGCTTCAGTGACATCAGTTAATAACTATAGCGTTACTGTTTCCTGGACGAGGCCTAGCGGAATTAGTACGGTCAGTTTATATCGGGACGGAACACTGATCACAGACTCAACAGGCACGTCTTACACATTCAATAATCTTTCATCAGGAACGTCGTATTCATTTACGATTAAATCCAAACGAAGCACAGGTGCATTGTCCTCCGGTGTAAGGCTGACGGCTACAACGAACAGCACGTCTTCCAATTCGTCGGAAGTTTCCAATCTTGATGTAGATAGCAAGAGTGATACCTGGATCAAAATCACCTACGATATGCCGAGTTCGGCTGAAAAAGTAAAAATATATGCTGATGGTGACTACAAGGGGACTACATCCTCCGAATCCTATAAAATTACGGGTTTGCGTGAAGGACGCTGGTACGAGATTAAGGTCACAACGGTAAATAGCAGTGGTAGAGAGTCCAGCGGGGTAGAGGTGTCGGAACGCACAGATGGTTATTCCTCGTCATCGTCATCGTCCTATTCATCGAACTATGAGAAAGCAAGAGATTTGATGCGAATTGCGGAAAACAGTTTGAATGCTTCCGACTGGCGCTCTGCCAGAGACGCAATCAGTGATCTGCCGAGCGGGACACGTAAAAGCGACCTGCTGGATCGGCTGGAAGCTATTCGCAATCGAGCGATTGGTACCAGTAGTTCATCGTCCGGGACGAGCACTACTACAACCACTTCCGGTACAACGCCCTCAAACTCTAACAATGCGGTTTCCTCGTATTCAACTTCGTTCACCCTGACACCGGGAGCTAAAGCAGCTTATGTCGATGGTCGTGCTACGACGATGGCTCAGGCTCCGCGAATCATAAATGGGGTAACGATGGTCCCGTTGCGCTTTATCAGTGAACGGGTGGGCTATCAGGTAAACTATGATAAAGCGACCAAAAAAATCATCATGAATCGCCCTACTGACGGCAAACAAGTGGTGCTTCAAATCAAAAATACGACCCTTGCCGTGTATGAGTTAAACAACTCCCGGAATTACTCGACGAACATCACAGCTCCGGTTATTATTAACGGCTACACGCTGGTTCCACTACGAGTGATTAGCGAGCTTTCGGGCTATCAGGTGAACTATAATAGTGCATCCAAGCAAATTACGATTACAAAATAATACTTCACCAAAAAGAGTTCCATAGTTTTTACTTTGGAACTCTTTTTATGAGCTTATTAAAATTATATATTTCCTGGTTAGTCTATTTTTGTGAAAAAGCAGAAACGTTCCTAAAGTCGATATAATCAATAAATCGCTTGGCCGCTGGAGATATATAGCGGTCTTTTCTCCATTTCAATCCTACTTCCCATTCCCAGCCTTCCTCCTGAATCGGAACCCATACAAGTCCATCAAGCATTAAGCCGAAGGTTTTGGGAAGCACCGATACCCCAAGCCCGGCTTTAATAAACCCCGCCACTGTGGGCAAATCTTCTGCATCAAAAGTGGAACTCAGCATAAAACCTGTATTTTCGAAGCGGGACGTTATGGTGGCTTTGAGCCCGCAATTGTTCTTGAGACCAACAAAGGGTTCACCGGATAAATCAAACAAACTTAAAGAGGATCGGTTGGCGAAAGGATGCTGATCAGAAACGACAATATACAAAGGCGTTTTCTGTATAACAATCCATTCATGATTGTCTATGGTGGACTCTCTTGAAGTAATCATCAAATCGGAATGGCCTTTATCAAAATGCTCGTTGATGTCGCCAAGGTTGCCTTGTGTCAAATCAAAACGCACATTCGGATTGGTGATCTGATAATCCCTGATTAAAGCTGGAACCAGATCAATACCCAAAATGTTCAAATAAGAAATGTGTATGACACCATGATCGGGATTGGATAATTCTTCAATCTCCTGTTTTCCCTTTTCAAGATTATTCAGGGCTTCCTCGACCCATTTGCTAAATATTCTCCCGTATCGGTTGAGCTCTACATTCCGGCCATTCCGTTCAAATAGAGGAATTCCGAGTTCATTTTCCAGTTTGGAAATCGCATGACTTAATGCAGGTTGGGTTATGTTAAGCGCCTTTGATGCGCTGGTCATATGTTGAAGACGGGCAACCGTTAAAAAATACTGCAATTGCGTAAGCTCCAATAGGAACACCTCTTGAATTATGAATAATAATAATAGATTTCATTAAAACTATAAATTAGACAATCAATTCATGTCAAGATTACAATAACTTTGGGTTTGGGAGACTTCACAAATAACGAAAGGAGTTGTAATCCAGTATGACGGCCTATGTCATTTTTATACGGGAGAAAACGAATGATCCGGAAGAACTCAAGCTTTATTCCGCCAAAGCTCCAATCGGCTTGGAAGGGCATCCTGTTACACCATTAGCCGTGTATGGTGTGCATGAAGTTATCGAGGGTCCTGAAGCTGAAGGAGCTGCGTTGCTGGAGTTCCCTAGTTTTGAGGAAGCAAAAGCTTGGTATTATAGTCCCGCCTATCAGGATGCTGTGCAGCACCGATTGAAGGGCGGAACCTATCGTGGAATGATTATTGAAGGAATTCCGAAAGAGGAGAAGGGCGTTTTTTTTGAATAAAAGGAGGAAATCAAATTTAATGGCTATCACTTATGCAAATCCAATGACTGAATTCGAAGGTAAGAAAGTGCTTGTAACAGGCGGTACTAAAGGGATGGGGGAAAAGATCGCGCAAAGATTTGCGGCGGCTGGTGCTGCCGTCCTGACGACTGCACGTTCCATTCCGGCTGAGCTTGCTGATCCTAACCTGTTTGTTCAAGCAGACATTTCAACCCTTGAAGGTGTAGAAACGGTTGTCCAGGCAGTTCAAAAGCGTTTTGGAACCATTGACATCTTAGTCAATAATGTTGGCGGTTCTAATACTCCTCCAGGCGGTGCTCTAGCAGCAACAGATGAGAACTGGATGGAAACCTTAAATTGGAATTTACTTGCTGCTGTTCGTCTGGATCGTGGATTGCTCCCGTTGATGCTGGACAATGGCAAAGGTGCAATTGTTCACATTTCATCTATTCAAGGCAAATTGCCACTGTACGAGTCAACTGTACCTTATGCTGCTTCCAAAGCCGCTTTGACTAACTATAGCAAAAGCTTATCCAAGGAGTTTTCTCCCAAAGGCATCCGTATTAATACCGTATCACCAGGATTTATCCAAACCACTGCTGCTGATGCAATGATGGAGAATATTGCTAAGGTAACAGGCAGTGTTGAGCGCGCGCTTCAATCCGTAATGGATGCTTTGGGAGGCATTCCGTTAGGCCGTCCCGGTTATCCGGAAGAAGTTGCCGAATTGGTAGCATTCTTGGCTTCTGACCGTGCCGGCTCCATTACAGGCGCCAACTATGTCATCGATGGTGGAACGGTTCCTACTGTCTAAGGCTTAAATGTAGCCGATTATATCTGGTTCCTGGGTAAATTCCGATCATGTCGATATTCGACTGATCGGAATTTCGATACTTACCTGCCCGCCTCCCGTCTGAGTGGAGTTAGCGATGTGCAGCGTTCCGCCATGCAGGTTGACGATAGATTTGGTAATGTACAGCCCCATTCCGTAATGTCCATTTAATCTTCTGGACGAATCGCCCATATAAAATTGTTCAGCTGCCTGTTTGAGTGCTTCCGAGGAGAAGCCCGGGCCCTCATCTATGACGGTGAAGCGGATAGAGTGTTTTACTGTCTCTACGATCAGTCGAATCTCGCTATGCTCCGACGCTTGGTCTACTGCGTTGGAGGTCACATTCATGATGGCTCGCTCAAGCAGAACCGGGTCAGCGTACAGCGTGTCAGGAAGGTTGTATACATCGAACACTACGGATATTTTTTTGGCGGCAGTCAAGGCTAGTACCTGATCTTTCACTTTAGTTAAATAGTACTCAGTATCTATCGTTTCCGCTTGCAGGTTCACTGCTGTTTCCGCCTTTGTAATTTCAATGAGCGTCTTGATATACTGGTCCATCTGTCTGGTGCTCTCCGCTATATAAGCGGTATACTCCTTTTGCTCCTCGGATTGCTCGGTTTCGGACAGTAGATCTACGTTCCCGCGAACGATGGTGAGCGGTGTTTTGACATCGTGTGCCAGAGCACTGATTTGCTCACGACGGCTTTTTTCAAGGTCCCACTGCTTCTGCAGTGAGGCCTTTAGTGTTTCTTTCATCCTATCCATGGAATGAAGCAGCTGATCGATCTCCGTAACGCCACTGAGCTTAATGGAGAAGTCCAGATCCTGTGCTTGGATTTGCTGTGCAGCTTGCTGCAGTCCGCTCATTTTGCGCCCCAGTTTTCGCCCGAAGGAGGAAGCCAGTAGGGCAACTCCCACCAGAAAGGTGATGCAAAATACAGCAAAAAAGGACAACTCCGCGTTTGGCATATATTGGCGCAGGATAGGGGGTTCAAACTGTGCCGCGATCGAGTAGCGCATCACGGTAATCTTATTATGATGTGGGACTCTTACATAGTTGTAGGGGAACTGATAAGTCGTATCACTATGCTGCGTAAGGTTCCAGGCGGCTTTCGCCTGTTTTTCAGTAAGATCCCCCTCCATAAGGCTACCGTCTGAAGTGAATAACGCGTAGTTATACAGTGTCTGCTTGAAGTCCGGCTGAAGGGGCTTGCCCGCTTCAAGGATGGTCTTGGCTTCCAGTACCTGCTTCTCCGCATAGTTCGCTGGAAGAAGGGCACCATTAGACATCAGGACATAGAAGATGAGGACCAGGAACAGGGCGAGTGCAATCGTCCCGATACAGAATATAGCTAAATAACCGAGGAAAATAGTCCGCAGTTTGGTCGACTTTCGTTTTTGCTGTACTTTGATTATTTCCATCGGTATCCGATCCCCCAAACCGTCTCTACCGGAGAAACCTCTGCTTTGCCAAGCTTGGCCCGGATATTCTTGATATGCTCCACGATGGTGGCGGAATCACTATCTCCGTTAAACCCGAAGACGGATTCGTATATCCGCTCTTTAGAGAACACCTGGCCCCGGTTCAGGGCTAGAAACTCACATATTGCATATTCGCTTTTGGTAAACGGGACCATGACGTCCTGAACGGTGATTTCCTTACCGGACAGATTGAAATGAACGTCCCCGATACAGAACACATTACGCCGTTCACGGTTTTCCCGTCTGAGGTGAGCGTTGATGCGCGCGCGCAGCTCTCCGGCCCCAAACGGTTTGATAATATAATCGTCTCCGCCTTCACCAAGTCCCACCATCACATCGTTCTCCATGGATTTTGCGGTGAGGAATAGTATCGGACAGTCTACCTTGCCGCGTATTTCCCGGCAGAGTGTGAACCCGTCCATCTTTGGCATCATCACATCGAGCAGTATGAGGTCAAATGCTCCAAGCTGCATGGTGAGAACCTGTGAGGAGGTGGAGACCACGGTGACCACATGGCCATCTTTTTGCAAAATATTTTGAAGGAGTGCCAAAACGGCAGGTTCATCATCAACGGCCAACAAGTTTGCCATACTTTATTTCACTTCCTTTGCTTTCTCTACTCCAACGAATTTTGCCCTTCCCAGCGCCAAATCCATAATCCCAATAATACCATGATCGCTAAGGTTCCAAGCGCGCAATATCCAATTTCCCAATCGAGCTGCATCACGTTAGGGGGAGCAGCTGCTGAGCCTGCACCGTATTGTACCCAAATCGTGACGAACCGGGAAGCCCAGGCACAGGGGATGTATATCCAAGGATGGTCACCCAGCCCGGTGAGAAGCAAAGCGGACAGCAGACTCTCCGCAATGCCCAGACCGATGGATGCTCCTTTGCCGAATCGCACACTCATGAAGAAATGGAAAGCATAAATAAAGATACTGGCGGAAAACAGGATGCAGGCAGCAAGCACATAGAATCCCAAACTATACGGAGACTCATCCAAAAGGTATATAAAGCCTGTACCAAAACCGACCGAGGCGAGTAGAACACTGCCAAGTCCCAAAATCAGGAGCAGGCTGAACTTGCTTAGGAAGGGCAGCAGCTTGACCGGCGAGGTCAAGAGCTGCTGAAATTTCCCGGCGGCTGCTTCCTGATCGGTAGCCATGGAGCAGACGATGCCGATCAGGGTAGGAAGGGACACGGCCAAGACCTGCAAATAGCCTTCCACCTTAGAAGTCGGTAAGTACGGAGTGAAAGAATAGTAGGCCAGAAAGATAGATATGCCCAAGAGCGGTACAAAGAGGTGCACAAGCAGCATAGGCTGCCTTCTAAGTTTGAGCATATCGGCTTTCAAATAGCGGAAAAAAGATATCATTTTACTTGGCCTCCCGTTTGCGGAAAGACATCGCCGTCAGTGCCGACAGAATTATGAACAGGCCGAGTGAAATTACTACGCCGGGTACAATAACACGTCTATCCAGGAGCAAATCTCCCGCAGGAACGGCAAGTCCATTGGGCAGAACCTGAATAACGGCGCACATCAAACGGGCTGGAATTGCATAGGGGACCGACCACCACACGGTAGAGGTAGCAAACAGGATAGCGCAGGCTACGTTGCCGACCATGTTGATGATCAGTGTGGCAAACATGCCGATTCGGTCTGCAAGGAACAGGCAAAGTGGAATTTGCCATAAAAAAGTGATGAACAGCAGCAGACTTGCAGCGACGCTTTCCACCAATGACACGGAGCTTGAGAACACGAATCCGCCAATGGTTATCCCAATAAACAAGATAAGGGAGGAGACGAAAAAAAGACTTACGCAAACCCCGATTTTACCGAACCAGACACGAAGCAGGTCTACAGGCACTCCGAGGACAGCACGGTAATTAAGCTTCCTGCTGTCCTTTTGGATCACTCCTGCGCACATTATGGTAAGGGCACCGGGCAGCAGCATGGTATACCACCAATTGTAGCTGGCGCTTTGGAACATATTTCCCCCCATGAGCCCAGTACACAACAGAAGTGTGACGATGGGGGCAAGCCAGACGAGCTTTTTGGTAAAGGTACGCTTTAACTTCAAATGTTCTGCTGCTATGTATTGCTGCATCTTACTCACCGCCCTTCCGGTATTCCCGTGCAATTTGCATGAACAACGATTCCAGGTTTTGTCCCGGAGTAACCGCCTCCTGATAAGCCAGCACGCCGCCAGCGATGATGCCAACATGATCAACGATTTGTTCGACTTCGGACAGGATGTGACTGGAGAGAATCACGGTAATCCCCTGCTTCGGAAAGGAACGAATCAGCTCGCGCTGCTCCTGAATGCCAATCGGGTCAAGTCCGTTGGTCGGCTCGTCCAGGATCAGCAGCTTGGGACGGTTCAGGAGCGCAATCGCAATGCCCAGCCGCTGCTTCATACCCATCGAGAACTGACCGGAACGTTTTTTTTCGGTGTGGGTCAAATCAACCATGTTTAGTACTTCATCAATCCGCGAATCAGGCAGTCCGAGCAGGGTGGTACGGACCTTCAAATTCTCTCTGGCTGTCAAATTTTCATAAAGCGGAGGAGATTCGATCAACGCACCGATCTGGGCAAGGTTCTTTCGCGACCAGGGATGCCCTTCATATAAAATTTCGCCGGATGTCGGACGGAGCATACCGGT
This DNA window, taken from Paenibacillus kribbensis, encodes the following:
- a CDS encoding DHA2 family efflux MFS transporter permease subunit, whose product is MSQTSAPSEPTTFKVLPIMIALLLSGFIGMFSETALNIALNDLMQILHITTATAQWLTTAFLLTLGILVPVSGLLLQTFTTRQLFVASLLFSIAGCLVAALAPTFSVLLIARILQAVGTALLLPLMFNTILIIFPAEKRGAAMGIIGLVIMFAPAVGPTIAGLVLQNLSWHWIFWISLPFLVLSLIFGILFMQNVSKITKPKIDILSILLSSIGFGGVVFGFSKSGEGGEGWTSPVVLLPVIIGLIALILFSMRQLKMKQPMLNLRVFKYPMFVIGVVMIFLCMMTILSTMLILPLFLQKGLALSALTAGLVLLPGGIINGLLSPIMGSLFDKFGPKWLVIPGLAIVVAVLFFLSGITTTSAIVLIIVLHCCLMIGISMIMMPAQTNGLNQLPLELYPDGTAIMSTLQQVAGAIGTAIAVSILSKGMESYLSQSSMPESVNEMANAMVFGSQHSFFFAMIVSVIGLFLAFFIRRVHVKKGAAQAPMH
- a CDS encoding SDR family oxidoreductase — its product is MAITYANPMTEFEGKKVLVTGGTKGMGEKIAQRFAAAGAAVLTTARSIPAELADPNLFVQADISTLEGVETVVQAVQKRFGTIDILVNNVGGSNTPPGGALAATDENWMETLNWNLLAAVRLDRGLLPLMLDNGKGAIVHISSIQGKLPLYESTVPYAASKAALTNYSKSLSKEFSPKGIRINTVSPGFIQTTAADAMMENIAKVTGSVERALQSVMDALGGIPLGRPGYPEEVAELVAFLASDRAGSITGANYVIDGGTVPTV
- a CDS encoding DUF1330 domain-containing protein, yielding MTAYVIFIREKTNDPEELKLYSAKAPIGLEGHPVTPLAVYGVHEVIEGPEAEGAALLEFPSFEEAKAWYYSPAYQDAVQHRLKGGTYRGMIIEGIPKEEKGVFFE
- a CDS encoding sensor histidine kinase → MEIIKVQQKRKSTKLRTIFLGYLAIFCIGTIALALFLVLIFYVLMSNGALLPANYAEKQVLEAKTILEAGKPLQPDFKQTLYNYALFTSDGSLMEGDLTEKQAKAAWNLTQHSDTTYQFPYNYVRVPHHNKITVMRYSIAAQFEPPILRQYMPNAELSFFAVFCITFLVGVALLASSFGRKLGRKMSGLQQAAQQIQAQDLDFSIKLSGVTEIDQLLHSMDRMKETLKASLQKQWDLEKSRREQISALAHDVKTPLTIVRGNVDLLSETEQSEEQKEYTAYIAESTRQMDQYIKTLIEITKAETAVNLQAETIDTEYYLTKVKDQVLALTAAKKISVVFDVYNLPDTLYADPVLLERAIMNVTSNAVDQASEHSEIRLIVETVKHSIRFTVIDEGPGFSSEALKQAAEQFYMGDSSRRLNGHYGMGLYITKSIVNLHGGTLHIANSTQTGGGQVSIEIPISRIST
- a CDS encoding YolD-like family protein: MAKAKVAKRPTRDEFVLEEIGNQLVEAQQEQSEVVLTVWGREEAVRGQIIKMDPRTGRVHVENNGETDKVPFMDIMSVNYPRD
- a CDS encoding fibronectin type III domain-containing protein; its protein translation is MNKKRLRQWMAPFATATLILNTGYGIWGGTDALASQSAALSVAPAEVTNLNAAALDTTRVNLSWTNPSDINFDHVQVIGVSNAVYVDNIRSNSYTLSGLQPNTAYTFRVKTVDKSGNDSPGTIIQAKTASADAPVDKTPPGEVSGLSVANLGYNAFTVNYIMPKDTDLSQAIIYLNGKEMQRTTGTSYTFSGLIASTNYNVTIRTIDKSGNISGGISIPVTTSALTVDTVPEVTGASVTSVNNYSVTVSWTRPSGISTVSLYRDGTLITDSTGTSYTFNNLSSGTSYSFTIKSKRSTGALSSGVRLTATTNSTSSNSSEVSNLDVDSKSDTWIKITYDMPSSAEKVKIYADGDYKGTTSSESYKITGLREGRWYEIKVTTVNSSGRESSGVEVSERTDGYSSSSSSSYSSNYEKARDLMRIAENSLNASDWRSARDAISDLPSGTRKSDLLDRLEAIRNRAIGTSSSSSGTSTTTTTSGTTPSNSNNAVSSYSTSFTLTPGAKAAYVDGRATTMAQAPRIINGVTMVPLRFISERVGYQVNYDKATKKIIMNRPTDGKQVVLQIKNTTLAVYELNNSRNYSTNITAPVIINGYTLVPLRVISELSGYQVNYNSASKQITITK
- a CDS encoding response regulator transcription factor; this translates as MANLLAVDDEPAVLALLQNILQKDGHVVTVVSTSSQVLTMQLGAFDLILLDVMMPKMDGFTLCREIRGKVDCPILFLTAKSMENDVMVGLGEGGDDYIIKPFGAGELRARINAHLRRENRERRNVFCIGDVHFNLSGKEITVQDVMVPFTKSEYAICEFLALNRGQVFSKERIYESVFGFNGDSDSATIVEHIKNIRAKLGKAEVSPVETVWGIGYRWK
- a CDS encoding DUF3817 domain-containing protein, with translation MFRNAFKTFGFIGNIEAISYLLLVCIAMPLKYAAGMPQMVSWVGMIHGVLFVAYVAATVVMLILRKITILQGLMALIASLLPFGPFIFDRKVLKKAEARGNNTTPIKAT
- a CDS encoding TetR/AcrR family transcriptional regulator, with protein sequence MAAKPESYENIVQTASKLFFHQGYHATGLNQILTESGSPKGSLYYYFPRGKEELALECIRRGNELVKQKLKKALAGNDDPVLAIQEFIRETAVDADRNGFSGFMPFGFWAAAETSCISESLRHACVNTFTDWQHIYTERLQAAGWMEEKARSFAVLIISMLEGALILAVTQQSSAPIYNVVDYIPQLIK
- a CDS encoding LysR family transcriptional regulator, which codes for MELTQLQYFLTVARLQHMTSASKALNITQPALSHAISKLENELGIPLFERNGRNVELNRYGRIFSKWVEEALNNLEKGKQEIEELSNPDHGVIHISYLNILGIDLVPALIRDYQITNPNVRFDLTQGNLGDINEHFDKGHSDLMITSRESTIDNHEWIVIQKTPLYIVVSDQHPFANRSSLSLFDLSGEPFVGLKNNCGLKATITSRFENTGFMLSSTFDAEDLPTVAGFIKAGLGVSVLPKTFGLMLDGLVWVPIQEEGWEWEVGLKWRKDRYISPAAKRFIDYIDFRNVSAFSQK